Within Capsicum annuum cultivar UCD-10X-F1 unplaced genomic scaffold, UCD10Xv1.1 ctg8035, whole genome shotgun sequence, the genomic segment ACCCACCATCACCTCCACCTCTGCCGTCACCCTCACATCCCACATCACCTCCACCACCTCCATCACTAACTCCCCCCCTCCACCATTGCGTCCACGTCCACCACCATTACGTCCACCATCATCATCTTCACCTCTGCCATCACCCCCAATTCTACCATCACCTCCACCTATACCATCACCTAGCCATCCACCATCACCTCCACCTCCTCCACCATCATCTCCACCACCTCCTCCATCACTATCACCTCCACCTCCATTACCACCATCACTATCTCCTGCACCTCCACCATCGCCTCCACTTCCACCATCACCTCCACCTCCAGCACCATTTCCTCCACATCCACCATCACCTCCACCTCTACCATCACCCTCACATCCATCATCACCTCCATCACCATCACTACCTCCTCTACCTCCACCACTGCCTCCACCTCCAGCACCATTTCCTCCACATCCACCATCACCTTCACCTCTACCATCACCCTCACATCCACCATCACCATCACTGCCTCCCCCACCTCCACCATCGCCTCCAACTCCATAGTACCATTACCTCTACCTCCACCACCATTGCCTCCACCATCACTTCCACCTCTGCCATCACCTCCAATTCTGCCATCACCTTCACATCCAACATTACCTCCACCTCCTCCACCACTATCACCTCCACCACCTTCTCCATCACTATCACCTCCACCTTCACTACCACCATCACTACCTTCTCCACCTCCACCATCGCCTCCACTTCCACTATTGCCTTCACCCCCAGCACCATTGCCTTCACTTCCACCACCATTACCTCCACCTCTACCATCACCTCCACCTCCTCTACCACCATCATCTCCACATCCACAACCTCTTCCACCACTATCACCTCCACCTCTGTTAcctccaccaccaccatcaccttCGCCACCATCACCTCCACCTCCATCATCGCCTCCACCTCCAGCACCATTACTTCCACTTCTACCACCATTACCTCCATCTCCTCCACCACCATCACCTCCACATCCACCACCTCTTCCACCACCATCACCTCCACCTCCGTTACCTCCACCATCACCTTCGTCACCATCACCTCCACCTCCACC encodes:
- the LOC124895167 gene encoding glycine-rich cell wall structural protein-like translates to MVVEEVEVMVDVEVIVKVEVMVEVEVMVEWRRLWRWRSDGGSGGRGDGGGGGGGDGGCESDSIGGGDGRIGGDGRGGGEGGGNGAGGGGDGGSGSNGGGEGGGDGGDGSGGGSDHGGGGGGGDGGGGGDGDEGDGGGNGGGGDGGGRGGGCGGDGGGGDGGNGGRSGSNGAGGGGDDGGGGDGGEGDGGGGGNRGGGDSGGRGCGCGDDGGRGGGGDGRGGGNGGGSEGNGAGGEGNSGSGGDGGGGEGSDGGSEGGGDSDGEGGGGDSGGGGGGNVGCEGDGRIGGDGRGGSDGGGNGGGGGGGSDGDGGCEGDGRGEGDGGCGGNGAGGGGSGGGRGGSDGDGGDDGCEGDGRGGGDGGCGGNGAGGGGDGGSGGDGGGAGDSDGGNGGGGDSDGGGGGDDGGGGGGDGGWLGDGIGGGDGRIGGDGRGEDDDGGRNGGGRGRNGGGGELVMEVVEVMWDVRVTAEVEVMVGVEVEVTVEEMVMEVEVMVEVEELVMVMVEVIEVEVMVDVRVMVEVEVMVDVVVEEMEVMVVEVEVMVMEVEVEEVVMVMGVE